In the genome of Paenibacillus sp. FSL R5-0766, one region contains:
- the coxB gene encoding cytochrome c oxidase subunit II has translation MMKQWQVAKRILPLLAVFSLLLSACGREDLSVMKPQGPVAQGQYDLMKLSIAIMIVVLIIVFAIAAYVLIRFRRRAGQTEMPEQVEGNFKLEVIWTAIPLLLVIVLAVPTVQTIFAQGEDLSNDKNALKVQVTSHQYWWEFTYPQYDVTTAQDLIIPTGTKIAFELKTADVLHSFWVPSLAGKMDTNPDGTLNKFSFSAPNEGVYRGKCAELCGRSHAFMEFKVKAVSQESFDRWVNQMKAPAVLPEDTQLAEKFKTNCLSCHAVGDQGGPVAPNLTGIGGKESVAGILLNSREGQEEGSPVLDNMKEWLHDPQSVKPGNTMPNPKDLGLTDEEIDGIAEYLANYKLDYE, from the coding sequence ATGATGAAACAGTGGCAGGTTGCAAAGCGAATTCTCCCCTTGCTGGCGGTGTTCTCTTTGCTGCTATCCGCATGCGGGCGGGAAGACTTGTCGGTAATGAAACCTCAGGGTCCTGTAGCGCAAGGCCAATATGATCTGATGAAGTTATCCATCGCGATTATGATCGTGGTGCTCATCATTGTATTTGCCATAGCGGCCTATGTTCTGATCCGGTTTCGTAGACGAGCCGGGCAGACTGAGATGCCCGAACAGGTTGAAGGTAATTTCAAGCTGGAAGTAATATGGACAGCCATTCCGTTATTGCTGGTTATTGTTCTGGCAGTACCGACGGTCCAAACGATTTTTGCCCAAGGCGAAGATCTGTCCAATGACAAAAACGCACTTAAGGTCCAAGTCACCTCGCATCAGTACTGGTGGGAATTCACTTATCCTCAATATGACGTAACCACCGCTCAAGATCTCATCATCCCGACCGGAACCAAAATCGCATTCGAATTAAAAACCGCTGACGTGCTTCACTCCTTCTGGGTGCCGTCACTTGCGGGCAAAATGGACACAAACCCGGATGGAACACTTAACAAGTTCAGTTTCTCTGCACCGAATGAAGGCGTTTACCGCGGTAAATGTGCCGAGTTATGTGGCAGATCACATGCTTTCATGGAGTTTAAGGTAAAAGCAGTGAGTCAGGAATCCTTTGACAGATGGGTGAACCAGATGAAAGCACCCGCAGTCCTTCCTGAAGATACTCAATTGGCCGAAAAGTTCAAAACAAACTGCCTTTCTTGCCACGCTGTTGGTGATCAAGGTGGACCGGTTGCACCTAACCTGACGGGAATCGGCGGCAAGGAATCTGTCGCAGGCATTTTGCTGAATTCTCGCGAGGGACAGGAAGAAGGTAGTCCGGTACTGGATAACATGAAAGAATGGCTCCATGATCCACAATCCGTGAAGCCGGGCAATACCATGCCGAATCCCAAAGATCTTGGGTTGACGGATGAAGAAATCGACGGAATTGCCGAATATCTGGCCAACTACAAATTGGACTATGAATAG